The sequence below is a genomic window from Streptomyces sp. NBC_00289.
TGAAGCAGTCCTCCCCCCGCGGGTGGAGGACGATGAGGAAGGAAACACCATGAGGCCTGGCATTCATCCCGGTTCCCGGCCGGTCGTCTTCCGCGACCGCGCCGCGGACGCCACGTTCCTGACCCGCTCCACGGTGGAGTCGACCCGGTCGATCGAGTGGGAGGACGGCAAGACCTACCCCCTGGTCGACGTCGAGATCTCGTCGGCGAGTCATCCGTTCTACACCGGAAGGACGCGGGTCGTGGACACCGCGGGCCGGGTGGAGCGCTTCGAGCGCCGCTACGGCCGTCAGCCGGCGGCCCGGCGCTGACCGAGCCCCGAGGCCCGAAGGCCGTGGCCTGAGTGTCGAGGGCCGCTGTTCGAGGGCCGCTGTTCAAGGGTCGAGCAAGAGGAGGGCACAGCTGTGAAGGTGCGCAAGTCGCTGCGTGCGCTGAAGTCCAAACCAGGGGCCCAGGTGGTCCGTCGACGGGGAGTCGTCTTCGTCGTCAACAAGAAGAACCCGCGCTTCAAGGCCCGCCAGGGCTGACGGCGCCCCACTGAACCGGCCGGTCCGGTCCCGCGAGGCGGGACCGGGCCGGCCGTGCCGGTGACGGCTTCGGGTGCTTCCCGCGGCCCGATTGCGGCCAAGTACAGTGCCTGCATGGCGAAGCTACGTGAGCAGATTCTTGCCGAACTCGGCGTCAAGGCGACCATGGTGCCCAAGGTCGAGGTCCGGCAACGGATCGACTTCCTCAAGGACTACCTGCGGTCGACTCCGGCCAAGGGATTCGTCCTCGGCATCAGTGGCGGCCAGGACAGCACGCTGACCGGCAGGCTGTGCCAGCTCGCCGTTGAGGAGCTGCGTGCCGAGGGGCACGCGGCGACCTTCGTCGCGGTGCGACTGCCCTACGGTGTGCAGGCCGACGAGGAGGACGCGCAGATCGCGCTCCGGTTCATCCGGCCCGACCGTTCCGTCGCGGTGAACGTCAAGCCGAGCGCGGACGCCGTCGCCGACGAGGCGGCGCTCGGCCTGCGCGAGCTGCTGGGCGACGAGCCCAGGCTGCGGGACTTCGTGCGCGGCAACATCAAGGCCCGCGAACGCATGGTGATCCAGTATGCGATCGCCGGGCAGCTGAGCCTGCTCGTCGTGGGTACCGATCACGCGGCCGAGGCGGTGACCGGCTTCTTCACCAAGTATGGCGACGGCGGTGTCGACATCACCCCGCTGACCGGGCTGACCAAGCGCCAGGGCGCTGCCCTCCTCCAGGAGTTGGGCGCGCCGCCGAGCGTCTGGAAGAAGGTGCCGACCGCCGACCTCGAGGACGACCGGCCCGCGCTGCCCGACGAAGTGGCACTGGGGCTGACGTACTCCCAGATCGACGACTACCTCGAAGGCGCCGACGTCACGCCGGACCTGGCGGCGAAGGTGGAGTCGGTCTATCTCGCGACCCGGCACAAGCGGACCGTTCCGGTCACCCCGCTCGACGACTGGTGGCGGGGCTGAACCGACGGCAGTCGCCGCATGCCCCGCGGCCACTGCCTGTTCGCCGGCCCTGAGAGGTGCCCCGGGCGACCGCGATGACGTCAGGTTGCCCCTCTGGCGACGGTCACGGTGCCGTGAACAGGGTGGGGAACCGGGGCCCCAGCCACGGTTTGCGGCCCCAGGTGAAGACCTGGCCCTGGGCGATGGCCCGCCACGGGTTGCGACGGCCCAGCGCTATGAGGAGGAAGGCGACGGGGTCGATCAGGATCGTGCAGTCCGGGCGGTACGTCGGTTCCGGAGTCACGTCCACCACGCCGTCGGCCACGGTGACGCCGAACGCCGTACCGCCGCCGCCCCTGAGACGGATGGTGTAGCGGGCGGTCAGCTGGGCCGTGGCGGCCGCGTCGGCGACGTACGGCATGACCGACAGCATGAACGGCATGCACAGTCCGACCCGGTCCGGGTCGATCATGTGGGGGCGGTTCAGGGCGCGGGCGAGGTCGTAGCCATGGCCCAGCATGTGCGTCAGCAGGTAGGACGAGAGGACGGCCGTGTCCATGCTGCCCAGTGGGGTGACGAGCGCCCGGGAGGTGCTGGTCCCGTCGTTCGCCGCGTCGCCCACGGCGTTCAGGAACACATCGGCCTGCTCTTCGATCCTCGCCGCCAGCGGCTTCGCCCCGCGCTCACCGAA
It includes:
- a CDS encoding type B 50S ribosomal protein L31: MRPGIHPGSRPVVFRDRAADATFLTRSTVESTRSIEWEDGKTYPLVDVEISSASHPFYTGRTRVVDTAGRVERFERRYGRQPAARR
- the ykgO gene encoding type B 50S ribosomal protein L36, producing the protein MKVRKSLRALKSKPGAQVVRRRGVVFVVNKKNPRFKARQG
- the nadE gene encoding ammonia-dependent NAD(+) synthetase; protein product: MAKLREQILAELGVKATMVPKVEVRQRIDFLKDYLRSTPAKGFVLGISGGQDSTLTGRLCQLAVEELRAEGHAATFVAVRLPYGVQADEEDAQIALRFIRPDRSVAVNVKPSADAVADEAALGLRELLGDEPRLRDFVRGNIKARERMVIQYAIAGQLSLLVVGTDHAAEAVTGFFTKYGDGGVDITPLTGLTKRQGAALLQELGAPPSVWKKVPTADLEDDRPALPDEVALGLTYSQIDDYLEGADVTPDLAAKVESVYLATRHKRTVPVTPLDDWWRG
- a CDS encoding maleylpyruvate isomerase family mycothiol-dependent enzyme — encoded protein: MPDGLETAIRATAGDIAALLRDVSDTAVPVPESEWTVGEAAAHLALANELMADLALGRERPYGDGTPQSLAAANAQSLAVFGERGAKPLAARIEEQADVFLNAVGDAANDGTSTSRALVTPLGSMDTAVLSSYLLTHMLGHGYDLARALNRPHMIDPDRVGLCMPFMLSVMPYVADAAATAQLTARYTIRLRGGGGTAFGVTVADGVVDVTPEPTYRPDCTILIDPVAFLLIALGRRNPWRAIAQGQVFTWGRKPWLGPRFPTLFTAP